The following proteins are encoded in a genomic region of Xenopus laevis strain J_2021 chromosome 3L, Xenopus_laevis_v10.1, whole genome shotgun sequence:
- the ido1.L gene encoding indoleamine 2,3-dioxygenase 1 L homeolog (The RefSeq protein has 1 substitution compared to this genomic sequence) has translation MENQDINPKEFYVSEQYGFILQDPLEKLPEYYKPWMTIAGDLCNLIKNKQIREAVRQMPELSLKYLSGHREQRLARLILGHIVMGYVWQDGEQGAVKVLPRCLAVPYFTLSEVLGMPPILVHADLVLANWRRKNPHGPLTMENLTTIVSLPGGDSLQGFALVTLMVEVAAIPGVQAVCQAVNSLVCQDEPRLLQALKDLTESINRMSDALKLMHDYVDSDIFYNTIRLFLSGWKDNPSMPEGLRYEGVAETPFSFSGGSAAQSSVFQAFDELLGIKHRSDSADFLLRMREYMPPAHRHFVERIGKAPSLPGYVQESGDPELLSAFNECVLSLTDFRSLHIRIVCKYVSAAGNRSKMLGKMEQHLHERGTGGSNIMSFLKNVRGTCKEGVLNNDTQEDC, from the exons ATGGAGAATCAAGATATTAATCCCAAGGAGTTCTATGTGTCTGAACAATATGGATTTATTCTCCAGGACCCACTG GAGAAGCTCCCTGAATACTACAAGCCTTGGATGACCATTGCTGGAGATCTGTGCAACCTCATCAAGAATAAACAGATTCGGGAAGCAGTCAGACAG ATGCCAGAGCTGTCCCTAAAGTACCTCTCAGGGCACAGAGAGCAGCGCCTCGCCCGTCTGATTCTGGGTCACATTGTCATGGGCTACGTGTGGCAAGATGGAGAGCAAGGGGCTGTAAAG GTTCTGCCCCGGTGCCTGGCTGTGCCCTACTTCACTCTGTCAGAAGTGCTTGGCATGCCACCCATCTTGGTCCATGCTGATCTCGTGTTGGCCAACTGGCGGCGTAAAAACCCTCATGG ACCTCTGACCATGGA GAACCTGACAACCATAGTGTCCTTGCCAGGAGGGGACAGTCTGCAGGGCTTTGCGCTAGTAACGCTGATGGTGGAGGTCGCTGCTATCCCAGGGGTGCAG GCCGTTTGTCAGGCAGTGAATTCGCTAGTCTGTCAGGATGAGCCGAGGCTTCTGCAAGCACTGAAGGATCTGACTGAATCCATCAACAGGATGAGCGATGCTCTGAAACTCATGCACG atTATGTGGATTCTGACATATTTTACAACACAATTCGCCTATTTCTGTCCGG GTGGAAGGACAACCCGtccatgccagaggggctgctatatgaAGGGGTAGCAGAAACCCCGTTCTCTTTCTCAGGAGGCAGTGCGGCACAGAGTTCTGTATTTCAGGCCTTTGATGAACTGTTGGGAATTAAGCACAGATCAGACAGCG CCGACTTCCTACTGCGGATGCGAGAGTACATGCCCCCGGCACACCGCCACTTTGTAGAGAGGATTGGCAAGGCACCTTCTCTCCCGGGATACGTTCAAGAAAGCGGGGACCCTGAACTCCTCTCTGCCTTTAATGAATGCGTCTTGTCCCTCACAGACTTCCGCTCCCTCCATATTCGCATAGTCTGCAAGTATGTGAGCGCAGCAGGAAACCGCTCCAAGATGTTAGGAAAGATGGAGCAACATTTACATGAGAGGGGCACAGGAGGGTCCAACATCATGTCCTTTCTAAAGAATGTCAGGGGCACCTGCAAGGAGGGTGTTCTGAATAATGACACACAAGAGGACTGCTGA
- the ido1.L gene encoding indoleamine 2,3-dioxygenase 1 L homeolog isoform X2, with translation MENQDINPKEFYVSEQYGFILQDPLEKLPEYYKPWMTIAGDLCNLIKNKQIREAVRQMPELSLKYLSGHREQRLARLILGHIVMGYVWQDGEQGAVKVLPRCLAVPYFTLSEVLGMPPILVHADLVLANWRRKNPHGPLTMENLTTIVSLPGGDSLQGFALVTLMVEVAAIPGVQAVCQAVNSLVCQDEPRLLQALKDLTESINRMSDALKLMHDYVDSDIFYNTIRLFLSGWKDNPSMPEGLLYEGVAETPFSFSGGSAAQSSVFQAFDELLGIKHRSDSADFLLRMREYMPPAHRHFVERIGKAPSLPGYVQESGDPELLSAFNECVLSLTDFRSLHIRIVCKYVSAAGNRSKMLGKMEQHLHERGTGGSNIMSFLKNVRGTCKEGVLNNDTQEDC, from the exons ATGGAGAATCAAGATATTAATCCCAAGGAGTTCTATGTGTCTGAACAATATGGATTTATTCTCCAGGACCCACTG GAGAAGCTCCCTGAATACTACAAGCCTTGGATGACCATTGCTGGAGATCTGTGCAACCTCATCAAGAATAAACAGATTCGGGAAGCAGTCAGACAG ATGCCAGAGCTGTCCCTAAAGTACCTCTCAGGGCACAGAGAGCAGCGCCTCGCCCGTCTGATTCTGGGTCACATTGTCATGGGCTACGTGTGGCAAGATGGAGAGCAAGGGGCTGTAAAG GTTCTGCCCCGGTGCCTGGCTGTGCCCTACTTCACTCTGTCAGAAGTGCTTGGCATGCCACCCATCTTGGTCCATGCTGATCTCGTGTTGGCCAACTGGCGGCGTAAAAACCCTCATGG ACCTCTGACCATGGA GAACCTGACAACCATAGTGTCCTTGCCAGGAGGGGACAGTCTGCAGGGCTTTGCGCTAGTAACGCTGATGGTGGAGGTCGCTGCTATCCCAGGGGTGCAG GCCGTTTGTCAGGCAGTGAATTCGCTAGTCTGTCAGGATGAGCCGAGGCTTCTGCAAGCACTGAAGGATCTGACTGAATCCATCAACAGGATGAGCGATGCTCTGAAACTCATGCACG atTATGTGGATTCTGACATATTTTACAACACAATTCGCCTATTTCTGTCCGG GTGGAAGGACAACCCGtccatgccagaggggctgctatatgaAGGGGTAGCAGAAACCCCGTTCTCTTTCTCAGGAGGCAGTGCGGCACAGAGTTCTGTATTTCAGGCCTTTGATGAACTGTTGGGAATTAAGCACAGATCAGACAGCG CCGACTTCCTACTGCGGATGCGAGAGTACATGCCCCCGGCACACCGCCACTTTGTAGAGAGGATTGGCAAGGCACCTTCTCTCCCGGGATACGTTCAAGAAAGCGGGGACCCTGAACTCCTCTCTGCCTTTAATGAATGCGTCTTGTCCCTCACAGACTTCCGCTCCCTCCATATTCGCATAGTCTGCAAGTATGTGAGCGCAGCAGGAAACCGCTCCAAGATGTTAGGAAAGATGGAGCAACATTTACATGAGAGGGGCACAGGAGGGTCCAACATCATGTCCTTTCTAAAGAATGTCAGGGGCACCTGCAAGGAGGGTGTTCTGAATAATGACACACAAGAGGACTGCTGA
- the ido1.L gene encoding indoleamine 2,3-dioxygenase 1 L homeolog isoform X1: MDSEDKKLKLCLVRAQNRGTELFKHNMDWSEDSRPEVRDKNRFTATKDKTYVYLLSAFCIELIPAEKLPEYYKPWMTIAGDLCNLIKNKQIREAVRQMPELSLKYLSGHREQRLARLILGHIVMGYVWQDGEQGAVKVLPRCLAVPYFTLSEVLGMPPILVHADLVLANWRRKNPHGPLTMENLTTIVSLPGGDSLQGFALVTLMVEVAAIPGVQAVCQAVNSLVCQDEPRLLQALKDLTESINRMSDALKLMHDYVDSDIFYNTIRLFLSGWKDNPSMPEGLLYEGVAETPFSFSGGSAAQSSVFQAFDELLGIKHRSDSADFLLRMREYMPPAHRHFVERIGKAPSLPGYVQESGDPELLSAFNECVLSLTDFRSLHIRIVCKYVSAAGNRSKMLGKMEQHLHERGTGGSNIMSFLKNVRGTCKEGVLNNDTQEDC, translated from the exons ATGGATAGTGAGGATAAAAAGCTTAAACTTTGCTTGGTTAGGGCACAGAACAGAGGGACTGAATTGTTTAAGCACAACATGGATTGGTCAGAGGACTCCAGACCAGAAGTCAGGGACAAAAACAGATTTACAGCTACCAAAGACAAGACATATGTTTATCTGCTTTCTGCCTTTTGCATAGAATTAATCCCAGCA GAGAAGCTCCCTGAATACTACAAGCCTTGGATGACCATTGCTGGAGATCTGTGCAACCTCATCAAGAATAAACAGATTCGGGAAGCAGTCAGACAG ATGCCAGAGCTGTCCCTAAAGTACCTCTCAGGGCACAGAGAGCAGCGCCTCGCCCGTCTGATTCTGGGTCACATTGTCATGGGCTACGTGTGGCAAGATGGAGAGCAAGGGGCTGTAAAG GTTCTGCCCCGGTGCCTGGCTGTGCCCTACTTCACTCTGTCAGAAGTGCTTGGCATGCCACCCATCTTGGTCCATGCTGATCTCGTGTTGGCCAACTGGCGGCGTAAAAACCCTCATGG ACCTCTGACCATGGA GAACCTGACAACCATAGTGTCCTTGCCAGGAGGGGACAGTCTGCAGGGCTTTGCGCTAGTAACGCTGATGGTGGAGGTCGCTGCTATCCCAGGGGTGCAG GCCGTTTGTCAGGCAGTGAATTCGCTAGTCTGTCAGGATGAGCCGAGGCTTCTGCAAGCACTGAAGGATCTGACTGAATCCATCAACAGGATGAGCGATGCTCTGAAACTCATGCACG atTATGTGGATTCTGACATATTTTACAACACAATTCGCCTATTTCTGTCCGG GTGGAAGGACAACCCGtccatgccagaggggctgctatatgaAGGGGTAGCAGAAACCCCGTTCTCTTTCTCAGGAGGCAGTGCGGCACAGAGTTCTGTATTTCAGGCCTTTGATGAACTGTTGGGAATTAAGCACAGATCAGACAGCG CCGACTTCCTACTGCGGATGCGAGAGTACATGCCCCCGGCACACCGCCACTTTGTAGAGAGGATTGGCAAGGCACCTTCTCTCCCGGGATACGTTCAAGAAAGCGGGGACCCTGAACTCCTCTCTGCCTTTAATGAATGCGTCTTGTCCCTCACAGACTTCCGCTCCCTCCATATTCGCATAGTCTGCAAGTATGTGAGCGCAGCAGGAAACCGCTCCAAGATGTTAGGAAAGATGGAGCAACATTTACATGAGAGGGGCACAGGAGGGTCCAACATCATGTCCTTTCTAAAGAATGTCAGGGGCACCTGCAAGGAGGGTGTTCTGAATAATGACACACAAGAGGACTGCTGA
- the tcim.L gene encoding transcriptional and immune response regulator produces MSVSLRVSPSVHGYHFDTASRKAAAHNIFQGVDQDSLQRLFKKSGDKKAEARARIIFCIDQDSEEKGRALQALRQRTRDKILQFLKLRKIPLKVIT; encoded by the coding sequence ATGTCCGTGTCTCTGAGAGTCAGTCCGTCCGTGCACGGTTATCACTTCGACACCGCCTCCCGCAAGGCGGCCGCGCACAACATCTTCCAGGGGGTCGACCAGGACTCCCTCCAGCGACTCTTCAAAAAATCCGGCGACAAAAAAGCCGAAGCCAGAGCTCGCATCATCTTCTGCATCGATCAGGACAGCGAGGAGAAAGGCCGGGCGCTACAGGCTCTCAGACAAAGGACCAGGGACAAGATCCTCCAGTTCCTCAAGCTCCGCAAGATTCCTCTCAAGGTCATCACCTGA